The Drosophila innubila isolate TH190305 chromosome 2R unlocalized genomic scaffold, UK_Dinn_1.0 1_C_2R, whole genome shotgun sequence DNA window aactatataaatacatttatatagttCGTTTAGCTTTATGCTTAGTTTGtagaatacaatttaaatagattactatataaaaatatagtagAGCTTCTTAGTCAACGTCGCCGACGCTGTCGCATTTCGTTTATATGCTTACGCAGGTATTTCATGTAATCCACCATGGATGAGGTGAGTGCCTGTAATAATAGATAACaagatttatttcaaaaatgtgaATAGTAACAGGAAACTAGGAcacttataaaacaaatttaatttgggaTAAAACAATTAGGAAGATCCGATTACAAAAAATcttgcacaaatatttaaaaattttcaaaactttcttaattttttattcccGTTTTGTttccttaaaattaattcctaGTTCTTATGTCTTCTCTTTTTTAGCTACTTACAGCATCCAGCACATATCGTGGTATATAACCTTTCAGATCCAGGCATAACACCCACTCCAGTATGCAGCTATCCGACTTGCCGATGATCTCACGGAACGCGAAACCCGACACAATGTTCTCACCTCTGTGGAAGAACAAGATCTCTTGTAGAGTAAGGTAAGTAAATTGGAGTACCATATACCCACCTGGTATATTTCGTTGTGGGAGGCACGGCTGCGTATTCGACGCTTATTGCTGCGCTCATCCACACCTTATCCTTGGTCTTGCCCACCCCAACGCCCGTGTCCGTTGTCGGAGTAAGCGTGTCCTTTATCGTGATCTGAACATCATCTACACAATCTTTAGCATCCTCAAAAGATTCATCTAGTGGCGGTGGTTCAACAACCAAATTTAATACAGCGCCTAAACCTTTGGCGCCCAGACTTTTGCTTAGTGTGTCATATGGAGTCGCTGGAGCTGTGGACGCTGTACATACTGGCTCTGAAGAGTGCAACGTGCTTCCTCCAAGCAGCCTGGTACGAAAGCTACCAACACTGCCAGTTTGCGGCGTATTCGAATCAATGTCCGACAATGTGGTTACACTGCCTTCGCAAGATCGATTTAGAGAGTTATCGTCCTCATCCTCGCTGCTGAGCTTAGCTGCTTCGTCGTCATCACAGATTCTTCCATTGCGAATTAAACGACATGAACGCAGATTGACAAAATCCCGACTCTTCACCATGCCACCGCCACCTCCAATGGACACTTGGTATGTTATATCCGTGTAAGAGTTGATTGTCTAACAGAATATTAGAAaggtaaattgaaaaatatcattactaattcaaaaatgaatacaaaaaatatacttatttaagtttgtttgAACTTACGCGCACTTTCTTCGACTCCAACAGCGCTGGATTCCACTTGGGCACATCCTCAATGCGATAAAACAGCTCCTCCATCAGAGCCTTGGCAGGATATTTGAGTCGTGCctgttaaagaaaatatacacaattagtaaatttattattgaagtTTAGAAGTTTTCCTACACACCGTTAACTTGTAAATTTTGCCAATTTTGTCCCGCTGCGTGCTGTGTATAGTATCTCCCTTTGGTGTTACCTTCTCCACTTTCCAATCGGTGGACTCAATGAGCTCATATGCCTTGCGCAGGCAATCCAACCCCATCTGATTGTACTCATCATCCTGCAAAGCAAAGAAAGATCAAGTAAGTAAAATGTATAGCAATaagacatttttattataacaacCAAGAACATCTTGAAGGTTCATTTGATGACTGAGAAACTCGATAGCAGCATCTTTTATAGATGCATACTTCAAAGCGAAATTGTTTTATTCAAGTGATTTAAAGTATGCGCATAAATAAATGCCTAATTTACCTGTTCCTCCTCCTCGTCAGAGTGATGTGCTGTGTCCAAGGGTGAATAGAAATCTGTAACGCTTTGATTCGCACGTTCAGGTCCGGTCAAAATCGTTGGCTGCTGCAATGGTGGACGATCAGCTGTGGTAGCGGCTaggaaagaaaaatatacatgaataaatgaatatgtGAATAGATAAAACAAACTGCAACCTTTACAATAAAACGACAATTTACCTGTAAAATAACCACGTGCATGCCGCTCCTGGGGTATAACACGACAGTCCAGGAACCAAGCCTCGCCCCAGGCCAGAATGAATGATGTTATGATGAGTATAACCTCGAATACTTGCTGTTTGGAGTGCACCCACTGCGCAGAAACACATATTCatttaaaccaaaaataaatgtaaatgtaaacaCTAACTTACATCGTAGTAAAATACTTTGGTGATGAGAAACAAACATGAAGCACTCGTGGACAGCTTTAaagataattgaaatttacaattaagGCTACAGTCAAATTACAATCACTTACCGCTATGATGGACCAATGATTTGTATATAACAAGGCATAAAAGAagattaaaactaaaaaacgaCAGAGAGCCGTGGCAACTACATCGAATAGCGATGAATATATTGTATAATGTACAACTTGTTTATCAAAAGCCTGGAATATATTGTCGCCACCGATctgcaaataatattatagagaaattaacatatacatatatttagtCGTCAGAACATATGGAATACATACAACTATGCAAATGAGCCAAAGCAGCGACACAAAGACCAAGTCAAATGTGACAAAGAGACAGAAGAATCGACGCACCACCGACATTCGTCCATCCTGCATATAGCCGGCTAGGAATTCCTCGGTAAACAAATTAATGGAATGCGGACGTGCTGGGAAAAAGATGtagattcaataaattaagaagGTAATTTACAATATAAGGGTGCATTTTGATCGACTTACGCATATTGTAGGGCATGTGGTATGTGGTATGGTTGCCATGTCGAGCATTTGAGACGAAGAGCTGGGCAGTGCTCCGTACATCATCTGAATCATTTTGGGACATGATTGACTTGAATGTTTCGGCTTAAACACTTAGCTCATTGTACTGAATAGAATTGCAAATCACCTGTAGTTACAATTAACAATGGTTAACAATAAGCGTATATTGGGCTGTCGTTTTATCAGTAAATAATGCAAACACTACACAATAAACCAACTGTCGTCGATAAGAATGCCAAAAACGAAATGCCATGGATGACTAATTAAATTGCCATGAAAAGAGTTTCCTCGTCGTCGCGGTCTTGTTCCgctaattttatgtttatgctgATAAGGCAGAATAATCTATGTATTTACTTACACAAATTCTAATTGTTCTTCACTGACTTGACCCGATTTAAAACTCACTTAGTTGATTATTTGAACCCCTTGTCTGATTATTTACTGATAAGCTTCGactctttatttttctttgtttttttttttaataaacataatttttcagCAAACTACAAACCCGCATTCACCTATTATaccaattgtttttatatttaccttAATTATGTTGTGCACTCTCAGCGTAGGATTTAAATGAACACCTATTATTGCTGGCAGTATAGCACCATATAATTGTTAATTCTAATTATCAATTTGTTAGGCTTTATTTAGTTCGTACAACGGGAACAAACGGGGGAGAAAAGAGACTGCACAGCTGATTTCCAAATGTAATTctagtgctgccaacttgttgtAATACTTATGTCAAGTTGGCAGGCTTGGTTTCGGATTAAGGTCCATTTTTATATTGCGATCAATAACCGTTTTAAtaccaaacacaaaaaataccacttcaaataataaaaccgtttaatttcattacattttacCTAATTActtaaatgaattgaaattattttaatgtcgTCGTATGGCTTGTCGGTTTTGGGATTTGCTTTAGCATTACATATATTGAGCACCACTTCCATGCCTCGAAACACACGACCAAACACCGTATGCTTGTTATCCAGCCAAGGCTGTATGagagaattaaatatttaaaagtgaatttttCGAACATTAGCTTAGATTAATCATACCGTAGGCAATACTGTTATAAAGAATTGACTTCCATTTGTATTTGGACCCGCATTTGCCATGCTCACAGTATAGGGACGATCGTGTTTCAAACTCGGCACAAATTCATCCTTAAAGTCATTGCCCCAAATGGACTTGCCGCCAGTGCCTGTGCCAGTGGGATCGCCAGTCTGTACCATAAATCCCTTGATAACTCGATGGAATATATGTCCATTGTAGTagctgttttaaaaataaatatgaattattagATTGATGTTAATACAGGTAAATCTAAAGCCTTACCCATTCTTTGCATGCACAC harbors:
- the LOC117784740 gene encoding steroidogenic acute regulatory protein-like, producing MSQNDSDDVRSTAQLFVSNARHGNHTTYHMPYNMPRPHSINLFTEEFLAGYMQDGRMSVVRRFFCLFVTFDLVFVSLLWLICIVIGGDNIFQAFDKQVVHYTIYSSLFDVVATALCRFLVLIFFYALLYTNHWSIIALSTSASCLFLITKVFYYDWVHSKQQVFEVILIITSFILAWGEAWFLDCRVIPQERHARGYFTAATTADRPPLQQPTILTGPERANQSVTDFYSPLDTAHHSDEEEEQDDEYNQMGLDCLRKAYELIESTDWKVEKVTPKGDTIHSTQRDKIGKIYKLTARLKYPAKALMEELFYRIEDVPKWNPALLESKKVRTINSYTDITYQVSIGGGGGMVKSRDFVNLRSCRLIRNGRICDDDEAAKLSSEDEDDNSLNRSCEGSVTTLSDIDSNTPQTGSVGSFRTRLLGGSTLHSSEPVCTASTAPATPYDTLSKSLGAKGLGAVLNLVVEPPPLDESFEDAKDCVDDVQITIKDTLTPTTDTGVGVGKTKDKVWMSAAISVEYAAVPPTTKYTRGENIVSGFAFREIIGKSDSCILEWVLCLDLKGYIPRYVLDAALTSSMVDYMKYLRKHINEMRQRRRR